The genomic stretch CGCGTGTAAATAATTTCACTGACTTCGCTGGTGCGGTCAATATTAGTGACCTCGGCCTTACCTTTTAATAAGGGCTGAATAATGTTGGTGACATCGGCATAGAGCAAGGTATCGGTTTCGTATTGCTCTGCCCAAAAAAAACCTGCACCTAATACCGCAAATGCACCCAGCAGCACGGTTGCAATAACCCACTTTCGCCACTGTATTATTTCTCGCCAAACAGCTTGCGCCAACTCAGCTAAAAGAGCTGTTTCCATTATTGTTTACCAGTCATTAAAATGAGCGTTCGGGTATAGTTACGATATCGGAAGGCACTAACGGGTAGTTAGTCTCTAAACGGCCGGAACGTAAAATATCATCAAGGTTTACGGAATAAACTTTTACTTTGCCATCAACACGACGGTACAGCTTGGCATCATCGCCTTTGGCGAACTCATTTAAGCCACCGGCTAATAAGACTATATCCATTACCGTCATCCCTTTGCGGTAGGGTATAGACTGCGGCGAGCGCACCGCACCGGTTACCCTAACTCTATGCTGAAAATCAGCGCTGCTAGGGTTGGCGATAATAACCGTAACCTGAGGATTTTTAATATAATTTAATAACAGCTCGGTAATGTGTTGCGATAAGCCCTCTGCTGTTTTGCCCGCCGCTAACACATCACCCACTAGTGACATTGAAATTTTACCGTCGGGGCGCACCGGCACTTGCAGGGATAACTTATCATTACCCCACACTTCAACTTTAATCACATCACCCACACCAACGGTATAAGGTTCGGACGAGTAATCTTTTACTAAGCCTTCTTCGGGCATAACATCATACTGCTGGCCACCGCAGGCGGTTAAGCAAACCACCAACACAAACCACAGATACCTTACATATTTATTATTCATAGTCGCTCCCTTTAACGTCACAATTACCTAACACCTTTGCCCAACAGAATAACCTCTACGGTTTGCACCACAATCAACATATCTAACAAAAGGCTATGGTTTTTTACATAATACAGATCGTAAACTAACTTTTTTTCGGCATCGTCTATAGACGCGCCATAGGGGTAGTTTAATTGCGCCCAACCCATTAACCCCGGCTTAACCCGGTGACGAAAATCATAATAGGGCAGCGATTGCTTTAACTCCTCCACAAACTCTGGGCGCTCAGGCCTGGGGCCTATAAAGCTCATCTCACCGCGTAAAATATTGAAGATTTGTGGCAGCTCATCAATACGGGTATTGCGCATAAACGCCCCCACCCGGGTAACACGAGCATCATTGGCGGCAGCCCACACCGCCTTGCCACCTTTTTCGGCATCTTGGGTCATACTGCGAAATTTGTAGATTTTAAACGGCACGCCATTTAAGCCTGTGCGCGTTTGGGTATACAGCACCGGCCAACCTGACTCCAAAAATACCGCAACCACGGCAAATAGCATTAATGGCCAGACCAACAGCAGTAGCAGCGAGCAGATACTAATATCAAATAGCCGCTTGGTAATGTCGCGCGCCAAGCTGTAATGAAAGCCATCGCCAAACACCATCCAGCCCGGATGCAGCTCTGACAGCTCTATTTGGCTGAGTTCACGCTCGTAAAACTGTACCGCTTCGGTGATGCGCACGCCTTTTAGCTTGCACTCCAGCAGCTCCTCCAACGGGAAGTAGCCTCCGTAGCTGCGCCTACGCTCATCAACGGCAATCACGATTTCATCGACTTTATATTTGTCGACTAGGTGCTGCAGGCCGCCAATGGCATCTAATAATTTTTCCTGGGGTAACACTGTTTGCTCTGGCGCTGCTGGGATAAAGCCAACGATATCGAAGCCTATCGCCTGCTCATTTCGCACCCTGTCTATAGCGGCGGCTTTAACGCCCGCGCCCAGCACCAAGACGTGGCGGCGCAACTGCGAGATATCAACCAATAGATAGAACAGCTTTCTTACCAGCAGAATAATCACCAGCGACAAGAGCACAGAGCCAAATAAGGCGCGCCTGCCGATATAGAGGCCTGGTACTAAATAAAACAAGATCACCATGGCGGCACTGCCCAACAGGCAGTAGCTCACCACACAGCGCACCGCCATGCCGGCAAAGCTCTCGCGCACACCCGCTGCATAGGAGCCTAGCGAGAAGGTAGCTAGCAGCATTACCAACGCATAAACCAGTGAGTAGCGCATACCGACTTCACCGTGACGTAATTCTTCTTCACCCCAGCCCCACTGCGTCACCCCCAAATAAGCACACACAGCCAGCAACGCAAACTCGGTAAGCGCTAGAAAAATAAAAGGGGATTGTACGTAATGATTAAATATTCGAATATGTGCCACGGATAACGACGTCCCAGTTTTTACCTAAAGCATGATTGCAAACATTTCACGTTAAATGCTCAGAAAACAGCCATGCTTGATGTGAATTATTCTGATTAAACTTATACAGCCAAGTTGTCGCGTATACGTTATTCTTTTATACGTTATGTGTGCGTTATGATAGCACCCGCAGATAGCCGTGATATTATGCCCGCATAATATCAAACAATCATAGCAAAGACCTTAACAATAAAACGATAATCAGTAAGCAAACCTATGCCGGCATTAATTGACCCCATCTCCTACACCAACCCCACCCATACCTCGGCCTGGAGCCGACTTATAGGCCAAGCTGCCCGTGCACAACAGCTAAGCATAGCTGATTATTTCAATCACGATAATAAGCACTACCAACACTTTAACTTTAGCGCCCCCCAGATACAGGCCAACCTGTCTCGGCATTTTATTAATGAGGCGATATTAGACGACTTACTGGCACTGGCAGAAGACTGCGAGCTACCCGCAGCCATCAATAGCCTAGAGCAAGGCTTAGCCGTTAATTTCACCGAACACCGCCCGGCGCTGC from Dasania marina DSM 21967 encodes the following:
- a CDS encoding TIGR03013 family XrtA/PEP-CTERM system glycosyltransferase → MAHIRIFNHYVQSPFIFLALTEFALLAVCAYLGVTQWGWGEEELRHGEVGMRYSLVYALVMLLATFSLGSYAAGVRESFAGMAVRCVVSYCLLGSAAMVILFYLVPGLYIGRRALFGSVLLSLVIILLVRKLFYLLVDISQLRRHVLVLGAGVKAAAIDRVRNEQAIGFDIVGFIPAAPEQTVLPQEKLLDAIGGLQHLVDKYKVDEIVIAVDERRRSYGGYFPLEELLECKLKGVRITEAVQFYERELSQIELSELHPGWMVFGDGFHYSLARDITKRLFDISICSLLLLLVWPLMLFAVVAVFLESGWPVLYTQTRTGLNGVPFKIYKFRSMTQDAEKGGKAVWAAANDARVTRVGAFMRNTRIDELPQIFNILRGEMSFIGPRPERPEFVEELKQSLPYYDFRHRVKPGLMGWAQLNYPYGASIDDAEKKLVYDLYYVKNHSLLLDMLIVVQTVEVILLGKGVR
- a CDS encoding XrtA/PEP-CTERM system exopolysaccharide export protein is translated as MNNKYVRYLWFVLVVCLTACGGQQYDVMPEEGLVKDYSSEPYTVGVGDVIKVEVWGNDKLSLQVPVRPDGKISMSLVGDVLAAGKTAEGLSQHITELLLNYIKNPQVTVIIANPSSADFQHRVRVTGAVRSPQSIPYRKGMTVMDIVLLAGGLNEFAKGDDAKLYRRVDGKVKVYSVNLDDILRSGRLETNYPLVPSDIVTIPERSF